The genomic stretch TTCAAGGTTGAATTACAAAGATAAGGATTATCGATTGAAACAGCGTCTTATTGACTATGCCTGGTGTTTATTGCCTATGTTGTTATTTAGCATAAGCACAGCATCGAATGCCGAAGAAATAATGGCAGATGGACAGTCTCGCCCTACTATTGCAGTGGTGTTGGCGGGAGGCGGAGCTAAAGGCGCAGCGCATATTGGGGTGTTGAAAGCCTTAGAGGAAATGCGTATTCCGGTTGATATTGTTACCGGTACCAGTATGGGGTCGTATGTAGGCGGTCTTTATGCGCTAGGCATGGATGCGGATGAAATAGAAAAAACCTTATATGAAATTGACTGGAACTCCGGTTACCACGACCGAGTTGAGCGTAGTGAGCGGCGCATACGTGATAAAGTGTATGATGATCGTTACCAACTGCACACCGATCTTGGTTTGCGCTGGATTGGGGTTCAAGTGCCTAAAGGGGTAGTGCAAGGGCAAAATATGCTGCACATCCTGCGTCAAAGCACCAAAAATATTCCTGCATTTCAATCTTTTGACGATCTTCCTATTCACTATCGAGCGGTCGCCACCGATATCCTCGCCCTTAAACCTGTGGTACTAAAAGATGGTGAAATCGTGGATGCCATGATGGCCAGTATGTCGGTGCCAGGCGCACTCCCTCCGTATAAATATCGAGGTATGCTGCTGGTGGATGGCGGTGTGACCAATAATATGCCAGTCGATATTGCGCGAGAAATGGGCGCTGATATTATTATTGCGGTCGATATTAGTACCGATTATCTCACCGGCGACCAATTAACCACTTTTTTGACTGTCGGCAATCAACTTTCTAATTATTTGGTCCGTCGCAGCACTCAAGAGCAAAGTGAAAAACTGCATGATACGGATGTTTTACTTAAACCTCATGTGGGTAACATGTCGACCACCGATTTTGCTGAAATGCCAGAGGCGTTAAAGCAGGGCTATCAAGTAGCCGAACAAAATAAAAAAATCTTACAAGCCTACTCAATTCCAGAGTTAGATTATCTTGCTTATCAAAATAAAAAAAATGCCATTCGAGAAAAAATCCATAGCGGTTCGGATTTACAACTGGCGAAAGTGAATATCATCAATAACAGCCACTATAATGAAAAATTACTGCGTCATCGTTTAGATATTGAAGCAGGTGAAACCTATACCAGTGATGAGATAGAGACCAAAGTGCGGGATTTATATGCTTTAGACCGGTTTGAACGTATCTCGTATCAATATACCGAAACGGAAGATGGTAAAGCGGACCTCACGATTGATGTTAATGAAAAAGAATGGGGGCCTAATTATTTAGACTTTCGTTTCTCATTAGAAGATAACTTTAAAAACTCGAGTAAATATTCGATTGGTTTAACCAGCAACTTTACCGATCTTACCGATGATGGTGCGGAACTCAGAACCAACTTTGAAATAGGAACGGATAAGCTTATCGTGTTTGAGTTGTATGTCCCGATGTCTTATAACCAGAATTTCTTCACCTCGTTTTCTGGCAGTTATCTCGATGAAAAATCGAGTATATTTATACCTCAAAACTCCCTCAACTCTAATTCTATCGATACGTCGACCAGTTTGTCTGATACTGAAAACTCATTACCAGTGGATTACATTCGTTGGGTTGGGGACATTGCACTCGGTTTTCAACCAACCTTATGGCAAGAGTTTCGAGTTGGGATCCGCTACACCGATGGCAACACATCGATTACCGGCCTGCCTGCTGCTGGAGATTTTGATTATACTCGCCAAGGCGCGTATGTACGTTATCGTTTTGACACCTTAAATGATGTCAATTTTCCAACTAAAGGCTATTACGCGGATTTGCAGTATTTGTTGTCGCAAGATGAAACCGAAGATAGTGGGAATACCAGTAAAGATATCGTATCAGAAATTTCAGCCAAATTGATGGTGGCTGAACATTATAAAAAGCATTCATTAGTCGCTCAGGTGGAATATGAGACCATTGATAGCCGTCATGCGATAGTTCCTATTGCGCCGCGTGAACTCGGTGGTTTTCTTAATTTATCTGGCCTGCCTAAAGACAGTTTAACGGGCAGCAATAAAGCCTTTAGCAGTTTGGTTTATCGCTATAAATGGTTTGAGAATGATTTTGGTTTATTCCAATCGCCAGTTTATTTAGGTGCTTCATTAGAATATGGTGGTGTTTGGGTCGATCCTAATAAAAAACTTGATACCGATTCTATGTATTTTTCCGGCTCGCTCTTTACTGGCATTGATTCGCCT from Vibrio algicola encodes the following:
- a CDS encoding patatin-like phospholipase family protein, which translates into the protein MLLFSISTASNAEEIMADGQSRPTIAVVLAGGGAKGAAHIGVLKALEEMRIPVDIVTGTSMGSYVGGLYALGMDADEIEKTLYEIDWNSGYHDRVERSERRIRDKVYDDRYQLHTDLGLRWIGVQVPKGVVQGQNMLHILRQSTKNIPAFQSFDDLPIHYRAVATDILALKPVVLKDGEIVDAMMASMSVPGALPPYKYRGMLLVDGGVTNNMPVDIAREMGADIIIAVDISTDYLTGDQLTTFLTVGNQLSNYLVRRSTQEQSEKLHDTDVLLKPHVGNMSTTDFAEMPEALKQGYQVAEQNKKILQAYSIPELDYLAYQNKKNAIREKIHSGSDLQLAKVNIINNSHYNEKLLRHRLDIEAGETYTSDEIETKVRDLYALDRFERISYQYTETEDGKADLTIDVNEKEWGPNYLDFRFSLEDNFKNSSKYSIGLTSNFTDLTDDGAELRTNFEIGTDKLIVFELYVPMSYNQNFFTSFSGSYLDEKSSIFIPQNSLNSNSIDTSTSLSDTENSLPVDYIRWVGDIALGFQPTLWQEFRVGIRYTDGNTSITGLPAAGDFDYTRQGAYVRYRFDTLNDVNFPTKGYYADLQYLLSQDETEDSGNTSKDIVSEISAKLMVAEHYKKHSLVAQVEYETIDSRHAIVPIAPRELGGFLNLSGLPKDSLTGSNKAFSSLVYRYKWFENDFGLFQSPVYLGASLEYGGVWVDPNKKLDTDSMYFSGSLFTGIDSPVGPIMLAYGQTEQGFESVYLIVGSSF